The Agelaius phoeniceus isolate bAgePho1 chromosome 19, bAgePho1.hap1, whole genome shotgun sequence genome includes the window CTTAGATGTTGAAGAGAGCTTTGGCTGAGCACACCAGAGAAGGGGAGCTGCCAGAGGAGGacagcctgtcccagcacagTGACAGTGCCATGGGCCGTGGCCGAAGGACAGCTGGGAGAGGTGACAATCCTTATGCCACTATTGGGATGgcaacaaacagaaaagaaacctGCTGCACTGAATTACAGTTAGTTACTAAGTTCTGTATTGCTCAttcatttctattttcttttctatttctcttgTTAGTTCATTTCTTTGATCCAAACCTGACCTACAGTAACAGAATTGCAATCACATTTCTGTTTAACACTTAAAAAACCATGGCAAAAAttcacaaagaaaaatacaagtGAAACACAGCTGCAGTAAAAAAATGTATAGCAGGTGGGGGGAGAGACAGAATACAGCTCAGAGGATGTGGTTCTGAAATGAGGGCCTCACAATACACTTCACTGGGGTTTTTATCTCAGATTTGATACTCAGTGAATGCTCTTTCCCTGCAGACACACCACATCCAAGGTACCCAGGCAGGCCAAggtccctctctccagcctcaCCCTTGTCTCAGCACCAGGAACCCAAACAGAGGGGCAGAGGAATGGGCCAGATAAAGACAATCCACAgccacctgcaggaggaaagggatgaaagaacaagaaaagcaaaggtaATTTTTGGATTGGACCTCACGGTAGTTCTTGCCAACAGTTATAGTAGAACCACAAAACCAGAACACTTTTGTGTAATGGGAGCATCTGCTCTCCTCTAGTAATCATATGCTGTTTTATCTGTAGCCTGCTGAGGAAGAGACTTAAACCCCGAATTTTGTAAAAAAGAGTTGAAAGTGGAAGAAGCTACTTTGACCCATGCAGCCACCAAGTTAACAAGGTGGTTGGATGGAGTGATTATTTCCTCTGACAagtccttttatttttgttttctagcTGGTCACTAAAGCTTATGAAAATGAGCTAAGAATTTTTGAAGCGAGGGAGAAGCGAAGAATTTCCAAGCTCAGAGAAGCTGCCAAGGAAATGGTAGGTGATGCACTGTTGGGATTGctggttgtgttttgtttggttgatttttttctttttaaatttgtcTAGATGGTCTGTCCAGACACTTTAGGGAACAAAACCTCCTTGACTTCCAGTGTCATAGTTAGAACACTGTGCAACTGAATCACTTCCTAATGTTAAGTGCTGCAGAAGAGCTGAGGTTATGCAATGATGAGATTTAACCTTTATTTGAACCCTGACCTGCATTTTGTAAATTCTGGCCTTCTGGAGAATCCAATGCAAGATGTCCAAGTTCTCATTCTAAAGTCTGAAAGACATTTAAGTTCTGATGGCCAAACTGTGTTCTGTCAGTGTTTCCCTTCTCATACCTGTTCTCCATCTGTTTTACATCTGCTCCTAAGGAACAAGAGTACAAAGAAAATGTCTTTCAAGAACCTCCAAAAGTGTCTCAGCGAGTGAAAGTTTATTCTAGAAAAACCACACCTCAGTATCCCAAACACAGCCAGTGGATTCCAAAACGAGGGATCATGAAGCCAAAGCAAGCAGCTCCAAGTAAGAACTCAAAACTATACTTGGTGGAAAACTGGCATCTTTTGAAAGCATGTGTTGAACTCCAAGAATAAAGGCACCAGTCCAACATATACCAGTCAGCTGTAGCATTTTCCCTTCTTCTGACCTCTGTATGTCTGGATTTTTGTTAGGGAAGATAATGCTTGACATAAATGTAAACCATCAGTGCACAATCAAATTGTGACCCATTTACCACTTCCTTAAAATCCCTTGGATTAttttcagggcttttttccATTGCTGCTACTCCTGTGCTTATTCCACTACAGTCTGAACTCtccttttgttatttttctgagcATGTATCAGATTTAAAATTGGGCCTGTGGCTAGAGCAGAGCCATGTACAGGTCACTGAGCAGTTTCTGTCAGGACCCTGCCTCTGTGGTGTTAATGCTGCCACTGGTTCTGCTGAGCAAGTGATGCTCCAAGAAAGCCAAGCTGCAAATCCTAGGCCCAGTTTTGGTAAGCAGCACTGTGCATGCCTAAGGATAAGATCACCAGATAATCTCCTACATATCTGAATGTTGCTCAGCTACACTGCCTTGTTTTTATTCCAGTTTTTGAAGGCCATATTCTTGGTAAATACCCTTTTGTTTCATCTCCCCATCATCTTTTCCTGCCAGAAAGATCAAAGATGTAATGGATGGCAATGAGCTGGTTGCAAACCAGTTTGTTTTGCACCTGTTTACTTGACCTGGATCTGTCAttgccatggctgtgctggctttATTTTAAGTTGCTGCATCCAGAGAGAGAAAGCAATCACTGATTAGTGATGGTCACAACCACATGAAGAAAGAAAGGGATACCTGTTTTAGCTGGATGTGATGGGGGTAGGGAAATGACATCTGAGCTATGAAATCAATTCTtcaaagaaacaacaaaagaCTGGGATtgctttctctgctgctgtaCTGGCAGGATGAGAGGTCCTGCTGGGCTTAGCTTGACATGGTAACAGCAGCACGGTGATTTTATACAGTGTTCAGTGTAAAATATTTCTTGACTTATGCTGACACTGTCTGGATGAATTTACAACTAAATGTATTCTCCAGGAATTTATTGCTTACCTCTTTCTTTATCTTACAGTGACAATAAGAGACAATgacctcctcctgcagctcctggaggagtTTCCCCACCTGCACATTTCCTCCCGTACTCTGAATAAAATGTGGCATCAGCAGCTTGCACAAACTGAGCACCTCAAGGCACCCTCTGCCAGACCTAGACCCAAACTCCAGAATGAAGTGAGTGCTCTCATTCTTACCTGCTGAATGTCAGCAGAGATACCCTGACAGGGCACCTGCACACCCACAGCACAGTGTGGGAGGATGTTCTGGGAGCTTGCTTAAATAGGCATGTACAGATTTACATAAACAGGTTCAACTTTTCATCAGCCACTTGAGTCTCATGGTCCTTCTTTGACACTGGTTTCTTGAGTACTGCCTAGGGctgttttaaaagcattttgtaGTTTCCACTGCTAGTTCTGAATGGTCTTTTAGTTTAAAAGTGAGTTATGAGATGCAAAAGTTGATTAACTTATACAAGGTAACTCTCAACCCAAACCCCAGAACATAGCAGAGGGGCAGTATTTAAACCTGCTACACAGAACAGCTTGTCCTGCAGCATGAGGCAAGTAATGAGCTTTTTTTAAACCTCCAGGTTGAACAAGCCTTGAAGAAACACGAGCTGCTTGCTGCAATTATTAAGAGAGATCAAGATCACAGCAAGAGACTGGTAGGTTCTTTGAACACTATTTGTTACATAATGCAGAGATTACACATGGAGCTATCTAAAATGCATATTCCCACACCATAAAAGTGGCTTTTTGTCTTATGACAACTTTAAACTTTTTGAGTAGCTGTGGTCTCAAAATGCCACATAATCTGTTTGTTGTGCAGCTCCGGGGTCATGGGAATGgaatattataattattattattatgacaTTGCAGTGTTGCTCTAAGAGGTAAAACACATTCTAAAGAAGTGCAAGGAGgagaaaagtgcaaattctAAAAAAGTGCAAGGAGGTTGTGTTGCAGCTCCCTTGACAGTGACACAACTTCACTCCTCGGTGCTGATTAACGCTTTCCACCTTAACTGCAAAGCCGGGCTGGGGAGCAGGTCCTTAGTAAAGGACCCTAATTAGCACTGATTACCAAAGCTTTGCCTGCAGGGGTATCCGTGGGCAGTTTGGTGGTCtgacagctgctgctctccctttaGCAAGAAATCAAGCAGCGCATCCAGCGGCAGAAGTGGGCTCAGAACAAGGTGACCGAGAGGCGGCAGCAGGTGGCGCGGGCCAGGAAATACTACGAGGATTATCGGCTGCAGCTCCGGGCCAAGCTGCTGCGGGCCAGGACCCGCGAGGAGAGGGTGAGCACTGAGCACcgggccctgccctgcaggggtGCGATTCTGTCCTgtcaggagcccagggctgaggctgaggtCGGGTAGTTCAATGcttcagcagagcacagagccaggaTGCAGTGGCTGATCAGTCAAGGCCACAGATGGAATGGTTCCTGCTCTGGAAATGAGGATCCAGTGCAGGGCAAACCACTGTGAAACAAGAAAGGATGATTTATGGGGCTAAGAGGAGAGAAAGGGTGAAGTAACAGGGCTGGTAACATGAGAAATTGGGGAAATGAGTTTTCAGAAACAGTAGGATTAAGAAGTTGTTCCTACAGTAACCATCCAAAGAAAACAATCTAAATCTTCAGTTAAGGGAACTGATCAAACAGGCAGCCTTGTTATTCAGTTGTGTTTGTAAAACAAAGTGGACTTTGTGACAGATATGATCTAATTAGGGCTGGACATCAGAGCGAGGGAAAGCAAAGAGAGTTATTACAACTCTGCAAGAACAGATACACAGTTGTCACCTCTCAAAATAAAAGATTAGAAGTTTACTGCATAATCCACTGGTAAGGATTTGAGAACTGTTTCCCTGAAGCTGTGAGCTACAGCTGGTAAGTGTCCTTGTGGAGGAATGGAAAGCCTGAGTCCAGGCTggatttcctgctgctggaaaccTGGATGAAGGTCGTGAAGTCAGACTGCAGAGTACAGGGTGGGTTGTAAATCACAGTGCATGTTCAAAGGCCCTGGCTTGCACAGTTGGGTCATCTGACTAAACTGACATGAAACATTATTTTATCTATCAAAATTTCAGCTAAATGAGTAATACAAATCTAGCTCAGCTGTATCTGCACCACCGTTTCTAGGTACATAATTGTGCTTTTTCATGGGCTATGGCCTATCCTCATGTAAACATCATTCCATCAGGAGCTAAAGCAGCTGAGAAATGTAAATGTATACTTACAGGTTCCTGGGAAAGTTTCAGGTTTGCTTTTTCTAATTGCTGGCAGATATTTAAAAACTTATTTGAAGAAGGCTTAGAAATTCAGAAGCAAAGACTGAGGGACCTGAAAGTTTATGCTCGAGAGAAGCGCGATGAGCAACGGAGAGAGCACCAGATTGAGCTGGAGTCCCTGGAGAACTACTACAAAGATCAGGTAAAGCTTCATCTGCATCAGGCACATCATATTTTCCACTTAGAAGTCCTTCTTTAATTAGTTCAACTCACACATGTGTTGTGTTTAGTTTTCCATGCTAGCAGAAGCTATATCTCAAGAATTCCAAGAAATCCAAACCAGAGAGAAAGCACAAGCACAAGTAAGTACTCTTCATTTTTTCCAATTGCCTTTTCTTTCTACATGCTGTGGCTAATGTCAGTATTTTCTCTTTAGATGCTACAAAAATCAAAAAGCGAAGTGAGATCAAAGATGGAAAAGGAAATACAGCAACTGCAAGCAGCAATCATGCACAATGATGATGACACCTTTTTTCAAGAACTAGAGGCAGACAGGCTGAGAGCCAGACTTCAGATGGCTTCCTTCCAGTACAGCCAAAGCCACTTCTTTTGACTTGGGTAAATGGCACTGCAGTCCTCCCTGGCTATGATCAGAGTCTTTGAGAGTTGCTGTAATGGGAAGATGTGTGaggctgtttttttctttagaatatCTGTTCTGTCGTTTTGACCTGTCAGGAGTGtagctgctgggctctggaatGTCCACAGCACTTTTCTGATCACCAATAAAATTTCTGAACTACTTTTTACCTTCCTAGCAAGGCTGGGGTGATGTTGGGCTCTCCCCAGAGGAAGCTGGGATGAAGTCAGGGTGCTTTAGTGAAGTTTTCCTGGTGCAACACTTGGATGCTGAGGCTCCTCTGCATCTGTGCTGGGGCTGTTGCTGCTAAGCCAATCTGACACCATTAGCCAGAAATCATGGATTGGAAAGGTCACAAAGCACAAGAAGATCTTTGAAAGAACATCAGAGGTTCAGGTTTCCTGTGAAAGGCCAAGTTAGAGAATGCCTGCAATAAACCTGACATAAGTAACTGGGAATTTAAATATATCAAGCAGGGGAAGACTTCTTCCACTCCTGCTTCAGTTGTGTTCACAGGGCTGGTGTTGCTGCCTTGATAAAATACAAAGCATATAAAATACTCTTTGTATGCCACAAATGCACTGGGAAAAGGAATTTGAAATAGAAAACAATGCAAATTCTTCTAAAGCTGTACATGATCAGCTTCTGCAAGAGGTGAGCCCTGGGAAGGAGCTATGGACAGCATCCCTGATCTTCCACAGCCCACACTCACAGGTGCAGCCTCATTACTCCATCTTcacactgacagaaccagaacTAAAGAATGATTAAATATTCCACCAGTCAGCTTTGACCTTATTTCAGGCTGTAAGTTCTGcttccaggagagcaggagctgccagcaggcactgcagctcctgtAGCATCTTGCAGAGCTATAAAcagtgcagtgcccagcaggaaatCCAGGTTTCACCAGCCAGACActggggagctgccagcacagagggatGAGGACTTGAACTGAGAGCAATTGCATAAAATCAAGCTGATATTAATGAAGTCCATTACTGATACAGCCTCCTCTGCCTGACAAAAGTGCAATTCTAATTCGTTTATCTTGGTAGTAGAACAGTTCTTGCTTAAAATTGCAGTGTGAGGAGTGATACAGGAATGCTGGATTTAACTGCACTGTACATACAACAGTTAAAGGTTGCCATGAGGGGGTGTCTTGATGGAACTGACAACACACAGAGCATTCACACTCACTCACTGAAAAAAGAGTTAAACAGGAGAAAAAGCCCCCAACGGCTGAAGGAGCTTCTTTTACAGATTAAACAAACCAGCCAGCTGTTACAGCATGAGACACCTCACTGCAGAAATGCAGACctaaaaaccaccaaaacctcTCCACAAAACCAGGAACACAGAACCCTGACCTATCCAAACCTCTTCAGGAGTTGCTGTAAGCCTGGCTAAATTGAAGCCTTTAAGGGACAATATTTATCACCTAAGTTGATCAATTTTAGCAAATCTTCACCAAATTTGCCTTTATTTCCCTCCAGGAAGATGGTGCAGCTTTGCTCAGTTTTGAGAGGAGTCTGTTCATCAGTTCACCAGTGCTGAGGTACAGCCCTTGCCAAGCCATGGCAGTACCTGAGAGGCAAagtcagagctgctgtgtttgtgtttgaGCAGAACATTCAGCACCCTCCTCACTGCAGGTAACACCATAGGAAGTCACCAAGTTTCAAGTATTTTCTCCTGAAACAAAGTACAGTTACTTAAAAATGACATTGTTACATTTAAAGATTTAATTAAGAAAAACTTAAAACTTTTAAAACCATTGATGCTGTGACAGTGCAAACAGCATACAATTTATTGCTCAACTTCTGCATGGGTACATACATTAAGTACTTAAAAACCATtttatacagattttttttttttgttaaagctCATGTAACAGCTGGGTGAAAATACAATGATACCAATGCTAAAACACTCTGTAATAAATACAATGGAAATGATAAACTAAGAACTGTCAGTTTGTGGAGGAGTAATTACACTTGTATAAACTAATTACAACTACAGACAAAGAACTGAGGATGTGCAGAGCCTGGAACCTACTACATAGTGTAAAGTACAACAAATGGCACCTGTTAACTGTGTGGTGCTGTTTAAAAAGATGCTACATCGAGCTGGAGGATGGTGCTGTGACAGAGGAGCAGAGCTTGAACTTCCATCCATGCAGCCTTTTAAACACACCAGGAGTTCAGTACACATGTAGTGTTGTGGAACAGGAATTTCAAAACAGCTTGTGTGCTCTGGACTTTAGTACAACACAAAAATTTGGTACAAATAAATCAGTTTAGGGAAACTGAACCtatgtgcaaaaaaaaaaaaaaaattagaatacATACTGTACAAAGCACCATTACAAAACTCTTTACACCGAGAAATTAAATCCTCTGAAACTCAACTGTGAACTGTATATTTGAAATCTACAAAAGTCACTGTTCATAATTAAACATTCATAATGAAAAGCAACAGCATAAAACCATGATGTGACATCTCTCTAAAACAACTAAAGACTGGATAAAGTAAAACCCAGTAAGAGGGACACATTGAAATAAATATTCACATTAATCATGGGGTGAAAGTCCAAGGTTAAAATGCAATATTAGGCTTAGCACCTTTTTGAGGGGAAAGTAGCTGACATGTTCTTGAAACAAAATTTTGGAAAGGAATCAACCCTTTACCACTTTCAGATAAACAAACATCTGACTGGGTGATGAGGTGCTTTAGTTAAAGCTCTCAGTCTTTATGAAGGTAGAAAGGCACTCAAAATACTTGGTATATTCATCCTCATCTGTCAGCTATGGAAAGTTCAATGCAGATTTGTCTAGTTTTGCctataatatattaaatttaCAATATCTGtagcagtttaaaaaaattctcaatGCCATACAAAAATGTTTAGTAGAAAACCAGATGTACTGCTAAGGCTGCTGTGAAAATGAATGTAATTATCAGCTGATCTCAGGTCTCTGTTCTGCAGAGctcatctcctccctccccaAAGGTGCTTTTGTGACAGCAAGGTGACCATAACTATGCATTCAATAAATCCACCAGCCAAATTTCATATTTGCCATGTTCCatgcccagggaggctgtggccACAGGCTGGGCAAACACAGGggctaaaacaaaaaaaacccaaccccttAAAAAATCACTTCTGTCAGTTCCATGACACTGGGGTGAGTCCTGTGAACAGCCCAGGGAAGTGTCTGTAAGAGCCCTGCAGCAGTCACTGAGCctcagagctggcaggggctgagcagagctctgggcagggctggagtggCCCCACCATGGCAGCACCTGGAGTGaccagctcagggcaggaacCTGCTGGGccccccagagctgcacaggggcagggttacagctgccacagctgcctggggagcccagcagggatgcAGAAGTAGCAGCCCTTCAACAGGAGTGCAGGAGTccactggaaagaaaaagaagaaagggaaagggaaaaggagaaaagaaagggaaaggagaaatgaaAAGGCTCTGCTGTGTTTCCAACCTGGCTGTCCCAGCAAGTCTCTTGGCTTTCTGTTTCCATCCCTAAGTAGCCTcatcctgcagccagcccagaaAGGGAAGCAAAGGCCCTTGGAACAAACCTGCCAGCAACAGCTGTACAACAGAAATAATCAAACCAACATGTGGCTTTGGCTCACCAGATTCTCACCACAATTCTATAAAAGTAGTCCCTTGCCCACTATTCTAACACACAACATCCAGTAGTATTTACTCACTGTGGCAGTCAGACTTGGCAGAGCAAAACTGAGTTTAAGCTCCACAGAACAGACAGTAAATAGCTGGTTCACTGTGACTTACACTGCAAACATGGAACAGCTGCTTACATCCCATCCCTTCAGCATTTTCAATACCTTTGACTTTCTTCTCATTGGCAGTGAAAAAATAGTGCAGATTTGATGATTAATTGTAACCTAAGTTACAAAAACACAACACTGATTGGAAAAAAACTGCTACTTATTCCAAATATTCTCATGGCTGAGAGGAGAAGGGCACTGTCTCTGAAGCAGCCTGATTTATCCACACACCAAGAGCAGATCAGACAGATCTCAGCTGAGAATTTCCAAACTAACATCAAAGTTCAGTTCCCTCTACTGGTAGTGCATTTTATTCCCCTTTGAAGAGATCAACCCATGCTATAAATCATATATATACTTACTTCCATCCCTACAATCAATAAATTATGTGCTCTTACAACAACCTCATTTCCAAAGCACATTACACATATTTCAGTCAATACACCATTTTTCCTTAGCTGTAACTTAAACCCACGTGTCATGAGCAGCTGGACAGAGATTACAACATGTTTTACCTGATAAATCTTTAGCATCAACAAATACAGAATATGATTTGGCTGCATTCAAACAAACTTTGGTTGACTGGACAGGATGGATTCTGGAACAAACTGCTGACAGGCTTCTGCTGGCAAAGCCCATCAGTGCTTCAACAGCTGAAAAATGCAGTGTTTTAATTTAAGGTCAAAAGCAACAAAAAGTACTCTTGACAGACTTGTTAGAAaaatgctgtttaaaaaaaaaatcaaaacatctACTGTTCATTAAGAAAAGGTTATTCCACATGTAAACACAAGGACTGTACCAAATAGTCTGTGTCACTCACTAGAAATTCTGCTGGAGGAATCTGACAAGTGATATAAATAGGACCCCAAAACGTCATATTCGGAATTCCTgcttgaaaaatataaaaaaaagccCCTGTGGCAACATTTACCTGGAATTTACATTGCAGAATATAATGGTttactataagaaaatgcagtTAACATGTAAGTGGCTTTCATTAAAAAGATTAATGATTCTTTCAGCCAATTTTATGCAAAGTTAGAAtaatccaaaatattttttttccaaaaatagcAGGTATAGATGCTGTTCAGTATCATACATTTAAAACAGGCTGAAACGTGACTTGTACCGACTGCTGAAGTTGTGTCTTGGTATCTGAGAATAGAAATCAGGTAGGCAAATATAATAGATTACCTCTTACAAAAATAGTAGTAGTCTTTAAGTATAGAATACTGCTTAACTGTTGAAATGTAGGAAAAGTCAGCATTCTGTATGTTCAAGATATTAGTTTTTAATAGCAGCTGAATGATCCTATGGCAGGAACCACAGAACCtattttcttgaaataaaaaaatttaaaaattaaaaaaaaaaatccaaaagttGTCCTTTCCCTCCCAATGTCCTAGtgtagaaaagggaaagtttCCTGTATTTCAAGCATTTCTTGAGTCTTGgctgagggaaggaagggctttCTGGCTGACAGGAGTATAAATAGAGTGTGGGAGAGGCTGGCAGGGTCATTCCACAGCAAAGCCACAGGTCTCCTCGATGGCCGTGAGCAGCTTCTCGTAGAGCTTCTCGTAGCTCTCGTAGGCAGGAATGTCGATCCTGTTGAAGCTGGGGGGAAGCACAAGCACAGAGGTTTCAGCTCTGCCCCACCTCACTGAGCTGCAGATGCTGCCAGCAAGGCTTCACCAAGGAGGGGAGGCCACCCAGCTCCATTAAACAAAAGCCATCTCCAGATTTCacacctctgctgctccctgagggacagctttgaTTATGTCATAAAAGACAAAAGAAGTAAAACTGCTCCAAATACTCTGACAGCAGATTGGTCTTTAAGCTACAGATCACAAGAGAGAACTGAGAAAGCCTTACCAGGTATGAGCTTTAGGCAAATTATTAGTGCTGGCATCAATCTGGTGTATTGTGAAGAGTCGTGGGCCTGCAGCACCTGAAAACCCAGAGCACATCTCTGTTACTGGGTGGAATAACATGAAATGCCTTTGGTGCACTGCAACAAGACAGCAACTAAAATACAAAGAGAGGCTCTGCACCAAGGCAGATGAAATCATAAACAGGCAGGGAAAAACTGCAAAGTCCCAGTGGTTGTGAGACAGacccctccctgcccacccaGACAGCTCTGCAGTTATTTAaaggaaaggcaaggaaaaaagCACTGATCAGGAAGAATAAATCAGCTTTTTTGCACAGTGTACTGAAAAATTCCAACAGTTTTTAATTTATCTTCTCTCAGCCCTCCTATAGAACAAAACTTACACAGCTGTACCTGTCCCTGTTTTATAACAGGTCTTGAACAGTGGCTAATTCCACTGAAatcccacagtgtcacaatgtcaaTTCcttataattttattaaattaatcTGACTACTAGAAATCCCTTTAATGTCTCTGCTAAAGAAAAAAGACTGCAGCACAGCCATTGTTTAGACTTGATCTGCACTGAAGATGCCACAAAGGACAGAAGCATCTACAAATGTCCCAACCTGAGCAAAACTGGAATCCTGGTCTGAGCAGCCATTAAAAATACAATTCAGAGAGTCACTGTTTCTCATGGGGACTCTGCTGTTAAATAGGAGTCTGAGCTTGAGTTGTGTTACTGCATTTCAGTCTAAAAGAGCTGTACAACTGATGAGGGCTTGTAAAAGGTAGGAATTAAAACCCTGGCTTCTGGAACCCCTCTAAGATCTGAGCTGATCCCAACCTCCTGCCGGAGAAGGAAgtgaagaaatgaaataaaagagcCATTTGCACCTGCCTAAGAAGGTACCAGACacacagagaagctgctggTGATTGCAATCAGCCATTGAAATGGCTCTTTAGAGCcgcagggcagctgcagccccacctCCAGCCATGCCCGCGCTCCAGCGCAGCCCCGGGCGTTACCTTGGAGCGCCTTGAAGCCCTGCAGAGGCACCCGCGAGGAGCCGGTCACGAACTGCAGCAGCCGCGCCCTCCTCTCCTCGTCGAAGAGCTCCACAGCCTTCCAGAACCACTTGACGATGTTGCTGTCGGGGGTACAGTGTTTTAACCTGGTATTTGCCTTCCAGTCGTTAACATCGATTTTTCCCAGTCCACAAATGATGAGCTGTAAATTAAAAAtggatttattatattatttcatCACTGGTATAAAAGTGGGTTTGGAGCCAAATTATGAAGAAATTATAGTGGAAAATGGATAGATTTTATACCAAAGGCAAATTATAACTTCTCCCTCATCTTAAGCaatgcaaaaatatatttttcttgtttttttaattttacctcTGTACACAAACCATTTCTCAAATGGTCTCaaatcaaattaaaaagaaCCCAAACAACCACTTCAAGCTTAGACAAGAGGGCCTTGCCCTGTCAGTTAAACAGAAGCACAGATTGCACCCCTGTATAATTCACATTTGACCTCAGTATTTCTTTCAGGAGCATGGCCCAGGGTGCAGTTTGGCTGGTCCAGCTCTGGAGCCCCAAAGGAATCTTGTTCCTGTGACACCACACAAAGGACAGAGCTGACACTGACACTGAGCCTTCAGTGCTCCTGAAGGGAGATCCACAATGGATCAGGTTCAGTCCAGGGAGAATGTGATCATAATTCTGAAGACATTTTTATGACTAAGAACAGTGGACCTTCCCCTTTCTTATTCTACAGCTGCAAAATGGTTCAGGGTTAGCAGCATGGCTGCCTCACTGCAGGGAGTGAGAATATTCAGGATAAAGGAGGAGCAATCACCACGTTCCAGCCCAGGGATCACAAGCACATGTGAATAATTCACCTGTGGCTATTTTACATGGCAACCCCCTCAACTCCACAGACTGCAATTCCATTTCAGTTTAAAGCAAGCTTGGGATCTGTGGATTTCCTTCAGAGAATATTTTTTGGACGCTGATCCTGACACTCTGTAGCACACTTATTTGTGACAGCACCTTTCCTTCTGCTGGATTTACAGGACCAATGGAGTCTGGCAAAACTGAGCTCTGCAAAGCCCAGGTGCCTGACACCATGCAGGGCAGTGCACTAAGGGCTGACAGCCTGTTCTCCTGGCAGCATTGAATTTCACATGAGGAAACTGCCCTGGGAGAACTCTGCACCAGGACTCTGccagagcagtgacacagccCGAGGTCACTGCAGGTCCTCAGAAGGCTCAGAGGGGTTTGAGCTACAGGGGAGCCACTTGTGCAGTTGCTGACAGCTGTCACCTCCAGGAACATTGCCACAGCTCTCATGGGAGGCAcccctgagctgctcaggccttgccctgcccctcatcccagctcagagcacacC containing:
- the CEP95 gene encoding centrosomal protein of 95 kDa isoform X7; the protein is MTDSTGHDRRRRTPRRVRPRPFLQRLPNGRAGRGLNGGGGPGPGVGTAMGSAEGSDWVDVANDLCRTLHINQHIKHLSECGADLFVHLYESILGEKVPDFIATPRSQEDDAHNVQAVIDSLALDYLQVSLSHITGENIVKGDRESIKNLLEIFDGLLEYLREVSETSSHTGAEINVLSSDEIQIAPQEQLASTADQLTEQTLLSSAERSPSEYFIQTCDTDGSGSTSELIKLGDTAYSFSKRGEGGMEAVHEPHQGSLGVSATKLGEPIQQAIPLLPPFQPSAPAWRDPHSSHRLTAALPCTEALNIPAIEKSLTQKFPHVSDGLPPSRKIPVGEVLGGDAKDKVTKVPLVSESSTSTSSISTSSEEKLSLCAEQVTQTPRPESQHWPRATRKYENSTPGSVEDSLSHRTTKEKVPKQQEFHEASENLSHRLNELDLMLKRALAEHTREGELPEEDSLSQHSDSAMGRGRRTAGRDTPHPRYPGRPRSLSPASPLSQHQEPKQRGRGMGQIKTIHSHLQEERDERTRKAKLVTKAYENELRIFEAREKRRISKLREAAKEMEQEYKENVFQEPPKVSQRVKVYSRKTTPQYPKHSQWIPKRGIMKPKQAAPMTIRDNDLLLQLLEEFPHLHISSRTLNKMWHQQLAQTEHLKAPSARPRPKLQNEVEQALKKHELLAAIIKRDQDHSKRLQEIKQRIQRQKWAQNKVTERRQQVARARKYYEDYRLQLRAKLLRARTREERIFKNLFEEGLEIQKQRLRDLKVYAREKRDEQRREHQIELESLENYYKDQFSMLAEAISQEFQEIQTREKAQAQMLQKSKSEVRSKMEKEIQQLQAAIMHNDDDTFFQELEADRLRARLQMASFQYSQSHFF